CTTTTTACCTTCCTGTTTTTAACGGCCTTCTCCTTTGTCTATGTGCACCTGAGGTCAACCCTGCACGACAAGATCGATGAAAAACTTACCAGGGATGCTTTTGAAGTCGCTGAAACACTTCGGACGGAAGGTCTGGAAGAAGCGATCAAGGAAGTCCATCTTGAAGCGGAGGCCGAAGGGGTCGGCCGCGTCTTTATCCGTTTTTTTACGCCGGACCTGGCATTGATCGCGACTTCCGATTTGAAGGCATGGCCGGAGCTGAGCATCAAGCCCAGGAAACCGGTCGCGGAAACCGGGCAGCTGTTCGGTACGCTCACCCTGCCCGGCAGACATCATCAGGTCCGTATTCTGCATCAGGGTCTCGAGGGAGGCTACCTCCTTCAGATGGGTTTTCTGCTGAAGGAGGATGATCGGCTGCTCGAAGACTTCCGCAGCATTTTTGCTACCGCATTTGCCATCATGCTCCTCGGAGGTGCTCTGTCCGGGTATCTAATCTCCAAGCGGGCCATGAAGGGAGTCGAACGGATCAGGCAGACCGCCGACCGGATCGGCCAGGGAGACTTCTCTCATCGGGTGGAGCTGGGCAAGGACGGCGAAGAGATCGAGAACCTGGGGAGGGCCTTCAACCAGATGCAGGATCGAATCGAGGTTCTCATCGGCGAATTGAAGGATGTCACCAACAATATCGCCCACGATCTGCGCAGTCCGCTGACGAGGATCCGCGGTCTGGCCGAGACGACACTGACCGGGAGACAAGAGCTGGCCGAGTACCGGAATATGGCCGGGACCATCATCGAAGAGAGCGACAGGATGGTTGGCATGGTCAACACCATGCTCGAAATCGCCGAAACCGATGCCGGGCTTCGCGAGATCCCCAAAATATCCGTGAACCTAGGGGATATTGTCAGCGATGTCGGGGAGTTGTTTTCTACCGTGGCTGAGGATAAGGGCGTCGAGCTCCAGGTTGTGGTCGCATCCGCGTCTTTATGTGTTCAGGGGTATCGACCGAGGCTGCAAAGGGCCGTCGCCAATCTCCTTGACAACGCAATTAAATATACCCCGGTGGGGGGAAAGGTGACTATCCAGGCCGCGGCGGAAGGGGAGCAGATTCTCATTGCCATCGCCGATACCGGCATCGGCATTCCGGCCGAAGAGCAAAAGTCGATCTTTAACCGGTTTTACCGGCTGGACCAGAGTCGCTCCACGCCTGGGGCCGGATTGGGGCTCAGTCTGGTACAGGCGGTGGTCAGGGCACACGGCGGAATGGTACAGGTTGAAAGCGAGGTTGGACGGGGTAGCGTCTTTACCATTAGACTGCCCAGGAAGCGGATGTAAATCAGGCTTGCGTAAAGGGCAAAACGCTTGTTTTCAGAAATAGGGGACACCGCCTAAGAGGTGTACCCCCGAACGACTATGATTTCTCCGATAGCGCACTAAAACAAAGGTGATGCCCTGGTGGTGATTTGAGCCGGCGAGACTATACTGCTTGTAGATGGACTGTCTGGGTGACGCAGACCCGGGAGACCTCACCGCAATCCTCAACCAGAAAGGAGATAGATTTAATGAGTTACTATTTTAACAAAACAGTAGACACTTCTTTCGACCAAGCGATAGCCCGTGTTACTGAAGAACTGGCAAAAGAAGGATTTGGTATCCTGACCGAAATCAATGTCCAGGGAACACTGAAGAAGAAGCTTGATGTCGATTTCAGAAAATACCACATTCTCGGGGCTTGCAATCCGTCCTTCGCCTATCGGGCCCTGCAAACTGAAGCCCATATTGGCACCATGCTCCCCTGCAACGTGATCGTCCAGGAATATGAGGACGGCCGGGTCGAAGTTGCCGCGGTCGATCCTCTCGCGTCGATGCAGGCGATCGACAATACCGAACTGGTCGAGATCGCTACCAAGATTAGAAACAAGCTCCAACAGGTGATTGACAGGTTGTGAAAATACAGGAAGACGCGTAAAAGGGGCCAACCATCGGGATTAGCAGATGGCTGGGCCCCTTTTTTTTGTTTCAGCGTGGGGGGAAATAGACACCCGGGTCATTCCATCTTAATCTTCCTTAAATTTTCCAGGTTGAATCATAGGCCATCAGACCATGGGTCCAGATTTGGAATGACTCAGGTCTTCACACTCCCGATAGTCCCAACAACGCCGATGGTTGTCGGCAGTCTGTACGATCAGGTGCCCCTTTTCAACATTGCACTCCACGACTCTTCCTTCTTCTTTGCTGGGAGGATGGGTAACGAAGGTATCCCTTCCGGCTTCGGCTTCCAGGCAGTGATGTAAAAATTCCTCTTTTTTCATAACGGACTCCTTTCAGCTTATTTTGTCTTTTCATTCTACCACATGGGTATTCCTGGCGCATGATTTAGGCAAGGTTTCTTCCCGATGTCGATCCGGAAGCCATAGACCGTGCAAATCACGCTACTCCGTCTATACTTGAGAATCTCACCCTGAATGCATCAGACGTCGTGGAAGGCGAGAAAGGAGAAGCTGCCGTGCAACCGCAAATGAGGTTCAAAAACGAAATCAGCATTGTTCTTGTCGGCGAGGCTGGTCAGGGGATTCAGACCATTGAAACGGTATTGACCCGGACCCTGAAAGCTGCCGGTCTGCATGTTTTTGCCACTAAAGAATTTATGTCGCGGATCCGGGGCGGCAGCAATTCGACGACCATTCGGGCGGCGTCGAGTCCGGTACGGGCCTATGCCGAAGAGATTGACTTGTGCGTGCTGCTCGACGGCGACGCGTACTCGTGGATTCAAGAGAGGATTACGCCGGACACGCTGGTTATCGGTGACCCGGCAGTTTACGATCACCTCGACGAACTGATACCTCTGCCTCTGGCCGATCTGGCTAAACAGGTGGGTGAAAAGATCTATGCCAATGCGGTTGCCTGTGGTTTTGTCATCGGGCTGCTTGGACTAAAATCAGCGTTGCTTGAAAAGACCCTGGAAGAGCTGTTTGGCGGTAACCAGGAGGTTCTGGACAAGAATCTGCGGGCATCCAGGCTGGGCCTGGAGCAGGGAGAGGCCACCGCCAAAGAGAAAGAATGGTTTTGCGACCTCCAGACGAACCCTCAAATCGCCGGCCAGCTTTTCCTGAATGGTTCCGAAGCGGTAGGGCTCGGAGCCCTCACCGGCGGCTGCAATTTCATCGCCTCCTATCCCATGTCCCCTTCCACCGGGGTGCTGCAATTTCTGGCCAAATATGCCGAGCGGTTCGGCCTTGTGGTGGAGCAGGCCGAGGACGAGATCAGCGCCATCAATATGGGGCTCGGCAGCTGGTACGCCGGTGGCCGGGCCATGGTGAGCACCTCTGGCGGCGGTTTCGCTCTGATGGGAGAAGGGCTTAGCCTGGCCGGTGGCATCGAATCGCCCATGGTGATTCACCTGGCCCAGCGCCCCGGTCCGGCTACCGGACTGCCTACTCGTACCGAACAGGGCGATCTCGACCTGGCCCTGTATGCCGGCCACGGTGAATTCCCCAGGATGATCCTGGCACCGGGGACCCTTGAAGAAGCCTTCGAATGTGCCCGCCTGGCTTTTGATCTCGCCGACGCCAGCCAGTCGCCCGTTTTCATCCTCACTGACCAGTACCTGCTCGACAGTTCCTACAACGTTCCGGAACTGCCCCTTCCTGCCGAACCGGATGAACACCACATTGTCGAAACGTCCGCCGACTACCGCCGCTACGCCCTGACCGAAAGCGGCCTCTCTCCACGAGGCATTCCCGGGTACGGGCAGGGGCTGGTCTGTGTCGACAGCGACGAGCACGACGAGGCCGGCTTTATTACGGAAGACGCTGAGGTGCGGACCGCCATGGTCGACAAGCGGCTGCGAAAGTTCAAGGGGCTGCGGTCCGAACAAACGGTAAAGCACCACTTATTCGGACCGACAGATTATAGGCGCCTGCTGGTCGGTTGGGGCTCGACCCGGCTGGCCATCGAGGAGGCCCTGGCCCGGGTCGGCGACCCGGAGACGGCCTTTTTATACTCCCCCCAAGTCTACCCGCTCTCTGAGCAGGTCCAGGAGCACCTGCAAGGGGCACAGAGGCTGATCGTCATCGAAAGCAACGCCACGGGGCAATTCGCCCGGCTCATCCAGCGGGAAACGGGGCGCCAGGCCGATGCCTGTTGGCTGCAGTACAATGGACGACCTTTCAGCGTCGAAGCCCTGGAACACCGACTGCGTCAGGAGGTGACCTCATGACCACCAATATGTTTGTCCGAGAGGGATGCGACATCGCCTGGTGCCCCGGCTGCGGCAATTTCGGCATTCTCAAGCTGTTGACCGCTGCGATGGCGGCCCTGGAGCTGGATCAGCAGCAGACGGTGCTGGTCTCGGGAATTGGCCAGGCCGCCAAAATTCCTCAGTATATGCAGGTCCATTTTTTCAACGGTCTGCACGGACGCGCCTTGCCGGTGGCGACAGGCATCAAGGCGAGCAATCCCAACCTGACGGTGATTGCCGAAAGCGGTGACGGCGATATGTATGGCGAGGGCGGCAACCATTTTATCCACTGTATCCGTCGCAATCCCGACCTGACCAACATCGTCCACAACAATATGGTTTACGGATTGACCAAAGGACAAGCCTCCCCCACCAGCCAGCGCGGCTTTGAAACGCCGCTGCAACCGGCCGGCGTCATCCTGGAGCCGTTCAACCCGCTGGCCGTGGCCATCGCCCTCGAGGCCTCTTTTGTCGCCCGCGCCTTCGTTGGCCACAAGGAACAAACCCTCGATATTCTGCAGCAGGCCATCCGGCACCGGGGCTATGCCCTGGTCGATCTGCTGCAGCCCTGTGTATCTTTTAACAAACTCAACACCTACCAATGGTTCGACGAAAACACCGCCTATCTGGACGAAAACCATGACCCGCATGACCGCATCCAGGCCTTTGCCAGTGCTCTTGAAGAAGATCCTCTGCGGCTCGGCGTGTTCTACCGCAAGGAAAAACCCCTCTTCGAGGATCAGCTATTGGGTCACAAAAAGGAGAAAAAGCCGCTCTTCCAGCGACAGGTGAACCTGGAGGAAATCAGGAGACTGGTTCAGGAATTTAATGGATGACGGCGCCAAGAGCTGTTCCACTCCAAACGGGAGCAGCAATGAAGTCAACCTGCCGCCTACGCTGGGGAGATAAGCCATGACGGACCTTTCTTTTCAGGACAGAGCCAAGGGCGCCCTTCTGGGCGCCCTCATCGGCGACGCGATGGGGCTGGGGCCCCACTGGTACTACGATCTTGAAGCGTTGAGGCGCGATTTCGGTGAGTGGATATCGGATTACACGACGCCGAAAGCGGGCCGCTACCACGAAGGACTCAAAGCGGGGGATCTATCTCAGGCAGGGATTATCCTTACCCTGATGATGGAATCCCTGGCCGACTGCGGCACTTACGAGGAGGAGGATTTCTGCCGCCGGCTCGATGAAGAGCTTTTTCCTCTGCTCGACGGCACTCCGGCCCATGGACCGGGGGGATACACCAGCCAGTCGATCCGTGAAGCCTGGAGGAGGCGGGTGCAGCAGCTCCCTTGGGGGCAGACGGGTGGACACGCCGACACGACGGAGGCGATCGAACGAACCCTCGCCCTCGCCGTTTTCTATGCCGGCAATCCGGCGCAGCTCGCCCGGTCGGTGGCTTCCAATACTGTGTTGACGCAAACGGACGAAACCGTGGTGTCGATGACCGTGGCCTACGGGGCGGTGCTGGGTATGCTCGTACAGGGACACCGCCTCGACGCTGCCCTCTCCGAAAAACTGATGGACCTTGTCAAGGAGGGGGAGCTGCCCTTTCACGCCGTCACCAACGACAACCTGCAGCCGCCCCGGCCGGGTGACCCCGATCCGCCCCGGGCCGGGCGTTTCGCCTCCCCCGATGCGCTGCTCTCCCCCTCGTACATGGCCCGGGCCGCCGTCGATCCCGACATCCGCATCGAACCCGCCTGGAAGGTCTCCCTCGTCTATGGGATGCCCTGTGCTATCTACCACCAGCTGCCGGCAGCCTACTACCTGGCGGCACGCTTCTCCGGCGATTTCGAGTCCGCCATCCTGCATGCCGTCAACGGCGGCGGCCAAAACCAGGCCCGGGCCATGCTTACCGGGGCCTTGGTCGGTGCCCAGACCGGCTATGCCGGTATCCCCAGTCGCTTCATCGACGGGCTGACGGAGGCTGACAGGCTCTGTCGCCTGGTGCAGAGGGTAGCACACCGGGCTGAAGGCCAGGCCGGGCGGTTGTGATGTGTGAGGATGGATGAGCAGGTCAACAGGCAGAAAGGAGAAACAACCATGAAACAGTCATTTCAACGGTTTATCTTTCAGGTTTCCGTCATCGCCATCACCCTGGCGATGATCCAACTCGCCGCTGTTCCGGCCTCAGCCGGTGAATATGCCGCCCTCAAGGATGTCCGGGGCCTTAACTCTGTCTTCGACTACAGTCTGGGCTCGGCCGAGGCGGCCACCACCATCTTCCCGGCAATCAAGGGTGTTTATGAAGATAAGAATGTGCTCGCCCTGCCTGCGCGCCCTAAAACTGTCATTGTCTTTCACGGCAACGCGGTGAAGCTCATTTCCACGGCCCTCAAGGATCTTGATGAGGCCAGCCGCAAGGCCTTCGACAAAGTGGCCGAACAGATCCGCCAATTCAAAAAAGATGGTGTTACCTTGGAGGTCTGTATGTACGCCGTCAATGCCCTTGGGGTTGACCCAGACACTCTCATGCCTGAAATAGACCGGGTGGGAAACGGTTTTATCTCCGTCTTGGGGTATCAGGCCCAAGGGTACTCGGTGGTGACTATCCAGTAAACCCTCCAGTCAGAAGCTTTTTCCAGGGACCCGGGCAGCATTCCGGGCCTCTGGAAAAAGAAGCCCTTTCTTTTTAACCCCTCCGCGATTCCACCAAAATTTACATCGCCTATTGGCGAGACTGTGTCAAGTCCGCACACCCCTGTGTTCGCAACTCAACAATATTTATCCAGTCCTGGCCGCATTTCCAATCACTAAGATATGATTAGTAAAAATTAAAAACACAGAACCAGGTAAAGAATTCAGCCAGTTGTCAAATCTTGAGATATGACTAATTGAATTTGGCCACAATTTTGCTCTAAATAACGCCCAACACACCAACCGCTTACGAATGCGCAGGGTGCGCTTTCAAGGAGTCGCAGAAAGTACAGTCCCCTACAACCAACGATCCTCCGGTCCAGCAACACAACCCGTAAGGCTCCAGTCACCGGGATGTGTGGACCAACTCCGTGACGACACTACAGACGCTTGGCAAGCCGGCTTGCGACCCGGTTGTAGCACAATTGCGTCCAACAGGAGACCCCAAATGAAGAATGTGAAGCACGTCCTCTGGCTCCCTGTCCTTTTGTTGACAGGCATGCTCACCGCCTGCGGCAGCAGCGGTGGTTCCTCTGACACTGTCGGAAGCGGCCTTGCCACAGCCGTTACCACCGGAGTCGCCGTCGACCCCTATATTGTGGGCGCGCGATTCGAAGAAGTCTCATCCGATGGAACCCGTATCATCCAAAACAGCTCCACCGCCAGCGACAGCCAGGGCCGCTTCTCCTTCGCCCAGCCGATCCAGGAAGGCTCCATTATCCGTCTCAAGGCGTCGAGTCGCGGTATGCATGGCAACATCCCTTACGAGGGCATGTTGAGGCGTCGGGTTCAAAGTGGAGATACGCAGAACGCCGTCGTCTCGCCTGTTACCACTGTTCTTGCCAACGGCATGAGCGAGGATGAGCTGTTGGCTCTGCTTAACGCCAAGGGGATCAGCGGCCTCACCCCAGCCGATCTCCTGGTTGATCCGATGGCAGGACTCACAGGCGCCACGGGAGGGCTGAGCGATGCCCAGCTTGCGCCGCTTCGCGCCAATATGGCCCTTAACACCCTGATGCTCGCTCTGAATAACTTCAGCTATACCGGTGAATCGCAGAGCACCGTGGATCTGGCGGACTGTGTCGCTCTGGCCAACGAGACCCTGAGCACAGCCGCTTTTCAATCTCTGGCCAGCACCATCTCCAGCCAGGTTGGCGGCACCTTTACGTTTGACGATCTGGCGGCAGCGGCTGTTCAGGTTCAACGTACGGTCGCCACCCAGATACGTCAGGATCTCGCCGCAGGCAGTGGCTCGATTTCTGACGCACGTTTCACTCAGCTGCGCAACGGCGCGGTTACCGCTCTGCCCAATATCGCCAAAGAAATCTGCTCCACGCGGCTTGCGGACACCACGCCTCCAGCCACGGCAACCGGTGAAAGTATCTTCACCGCCCAGTGTGCCGATTGTCACTCGGTTGGCACCAGCAGCAGCACCATGAATCTGCAGGGTGACGGTTCCTTGCTGCAGGGAGAGTTTGGGAACGGTGCTTCGCACAACGGACAGACTCTGGCCGCTGATGAAATTCTCGCTCTCGCCAATTATCTGAACGGCTCCACGCCGACGGAACCGCCGCCCGCCCCGGTCACCGGGAGTGAACTTTACACCTCTGAGTGCCAGGGTTGTCATGGCAGCCTGGCGACGAGCGACATCAGTGCCCGCACGGCGAGCGGCATCTCCGCCGCAATCGCAGGCAACGCTGGTGGTATGGGTACTATTGCCCTGAGTACCGAGCAGATTGCCCTGATTGCCGACGCCCTTCAGACGGTGACCACCCCGACCAATCCCCCCACCGCGCGAACCGGCGTACAGGTCTATGACCAGGAATGCGCCGGCTGCCATAGGCTTGGCAGCTACGACGCCGCCGGCAGTATCGATCTGGCCGCAAAGGGAAGCACCATTATCACCTTGATTGAAGGTGGTCACATGGGCAAATCCCTGACTGGAGCCGAGCTTACCGCTTTGGCTGACTACGCCGACACGTTTGGCACGGCACCGCCACCGGTGGTCCCGCGCAGCGCTGAGACGATCTACAATGATTCCTGCACCGCCTGCCATATGCTGACCGGTTACGACGCCACCGGCTCCATCGACCTGGCCGGCAAGGGTGGCACGACCGTTACCAAGGTGGCCGCTGGCCACGGCGGCGCCGTCTCAACAGAAGAACTGACCGGCCTGGCGGCCTGGTTCGATACCTTCAGCCCCGCGCCGCCTCCGGCAGTAGCCCGCGACGGACAGGTGGTCTACGATCAGACCTGTGCCGCCTGCCATAAACTCTACGGTTATGACGCCGTCGGCAACATCGACCTGGCGGGCACGGGTAGCTCCACTTTGACCAAGCTGGCCAACGGCCATGGTGGCACTGTTTCCTCCGAGGAACAGCAGAATGTCGCCAATTGGCTCGACACCTGGAGCCCGGCTCCTCCTCCGGTCGTTGATCGCAACGGGCAAACCGTGTACAGCGAAAACTGCTCAGGGTGTCATAAAGTCTATGGTTTCGACAGCGCCGGCAACGTCGATCTGGCCAGCCAGGGCAGCCTTACCGTTACCAAGGTGCTGAGTGGTCACGGCGGCACTGTCACCTCTGGCGAACTGACCAATCTGGCCGACTGGCTTGACACCTTCAGCCCCGCCCCACCCCCCGTGGTGGCTCGTGGCGGCCAGGAAATCTATGACACCGATTGCGCCGCCTGCCATAAGGTCAACGGGTACGACGCTTCCGGCACGGCCACGGATATCGCCGGCAACGGCAGCGGAGCTGTGACCAAGATCAACAGCGGCCATAACGCCATCAATCTGGGCGCGGAAGAACTGAACAACCTTTCCGCCTGGCTCGACACCTTCCAGGCCGGCGACCCCTATGCGGGTTCTTGTAACGCCTGCCATGGCCAGCCCCCGACCCTTGGCGCCCATGAGGTCCATACGGCCCTGGCCAAAGTTGGTACCGACTGCGCTACGTGCCATGATGGCGCCTCGCACAATGGTGTGATCGATCAGGCCTTCCCGTCTACCTGGGCCGCCAAAACCGGCAGCGCCAGCAGCAACGGCAGTACCTGCTCCAACGTCCGCTGCCACGGAGGACAGACCACGCCTGACTGGACCACCGGCACGCTCAACAGCAGCACGCAGTGCAAGAGCTGCCACACCTACGGGACGAGCCAGTACAACGGCTACTATTCCGGTAAGCACAAAAAGCATGCCGTTGACAAGCGCTACGACTG
The sequence above is a segment of the Desulfuromonas sp. KJ2020 genome. Coding sequences within it:
- a CDS encoding DUF302 domain-containing protein, giving the protein MSYYFNKTVDTSFDQAIARVTEELAKEGFGILTEINVQGTLKKKLDVDFRKYHILGACNPSFAYRALQTEAHIGTMLPCNVIVQEYEDGRVEVAAVDPLASMQAIDNTELVEIATKIRNKLQQVIDRL
- a CDS encoding cell wall metabolism sensor histidine kinase WalK; translation: MIRSLSVQLTLRFLVLFTFLFLTAFSFVYVHLRSTLHDKIDEKLTRDAFEVAETLRTEGLEEAIKEVHLEAEAEGVGRVFIRFFTPDLALIATSDLKAWPELSIKPRKPVAETGQLFGTLTLPGRHHQVRILHQGLEGGYLLQMGFLLKEDDRLLEDFRSIFATAFAIMLLGGALSGYLISKRAMKGVERIRQTADRIGQGDFSHRVELGKDGEEIENLGRAFNQMQDRIEVLIGELKDVTNNIAHDLRSPLTRIRGLAETTLTGRQELAEYRNMAGTIIEESDRMVGMVNTMLEIAETDAGLREIPKISVNLGDIVSDVGELFSTVAEDKGVELQVVVASASLCVQGYRPRLQRAVANLLDNAIKYTPVGGKVTIQAAAEGEQILIAIADTGIGIPAEEQKSIFNRFYRLDQSRSTPGAGLGLSLVQAVVRAHGGMVQVESEVGRGSVFTIRLPRKRM
- a CDS encoding CxxxxCH/CxxCH domain-containing protein; translation: MKNVKHVLWLPVLLLTGMLTACGSSGGSSDTVGSGLATAVTTGVAVDPYIVGARFEEVSSDGTRIIQNSSTASDSQGRFSFAQPIQEGSIIRLKASSRGMHGNIPYEGMLRRRVQSGDTQNAVVSPVTTVLANGMSEDELLALLNAKGISGLTPADLLVDPMAGLTGATGGLSDAQLAPLRANMALNTLMLALNNFSYTGESQSTVDLADCVALANETLSTAAFQSLASTISSQVGGTFTFDDLAAAAVQVQRTVATQIRQDLAAGSGSISDARFTQLRNGAVTALPNIAKEICSTRLADTTPPATATGESIFTAQCADCHSVGTSSSTMNLQGDGSLLQGEFGNGASHNGQTLAADEILALANYLNGSTPTEPPPAPVTGSELYTSECQGCHGSLATSDISARTASGISAAIAGNAGGMGTIALSTEQIALIADALQTVTTPTNPPTARTGVQVYDQECAGCHRLGSYDAAGSIDLAAKGSTIITLIEGGHMGKSLTGAELTALADYADTFGTAPPPVVPRSAETIYNDSCTACHMLTGYDATGSIDLAGKGGTTVTKVAAGHGGAVSTEELTGLAAWFDTFSPAPPPAVARDGQVVYDQTCAACHKLYGYDAVGNIDLAGTGSSTLTKLANGHGGTVSSEEQQNVANWLDTWSPAPPPVVDRNGQTVYSENCSGCHKVYGFDSAGNVDLASQGSLTVTKVLSGHGGTVTSGELTNLADWLDTFSPAPPPVVARGGQEIYDTDCAACHKVNGYDASGTATDIAGNGSGAVTKINSGHNAINLGAEELNNLSAWLDTFQAGDPYAGSCNACHGQPPTLGAHEVHTALAKVGTDCATCHDGASHNGVIDQAFPSTWAAKTGSASSNGSTCSNVRCHGGQTTPDWTTGTLNSSTQCKSCHTYGTSQYNGYYSGKHKKHAVDKRYDCLVCHDASKLASGGHFSDLSTLSFEQNPATTIKSSMSYTNGTCRTAGCHGSEDW
- a CDS encoding DsrE family protein, encoding MKQSFQRFIFQVSVIAITLAMIQLAAVPASAGEYAALKDVRGLNSVFDYSLGSAEAATTIFPAIKGVYEDKNVLALPARPKTVIVFHGNAVKLISTALKDLDEASRKAFDKVAEQIRQFKKDGVTLEVCMYAVNALGVDPDTLMPEIDRVGNGFISVLGYQAQGYSVVTIQ
- a CDS encoding 2-oxoacid:acceptor oxidoreductase subunit alpha, translating into MRFKNEISIVLVGEAGQGIQTIETVLTRTLKAAGLHVFATKEFMSRIRGGSNSTTIRAASSPVRAYAEEIDLCVLLDGDAYSWIQERITPDTLVIGDPAVYDHLDELIPLPLADLAKQVGEKIYANAVACGFVIGLLGLKSALLEKTLEELFGGNQEVLDKNLRASRLGLEQGEATAKEKEWFCDLQTNPQIAGQLFLNGSEAVGLGALTGGCNFIASYPMSPSTGVLQFLAKYAERFGLVVEQAEDEISAINMGLGSWYAGGRAMVSTSGGGFALMGEGLSLAGGIESPMVIHLAQRPGPATGLPTRTEQGDLDLALYAGHGEFPRMILAPGTLEEAFECARLAFDLADASQSPVFILTDQYLLDSSYNVPELPLPAEPDEHHIVETSADYRRYALTESGLSPRGIPGYGQGLVCVDSDEHDEAGFITEDAEVRTAMVDKRLRKFKGLRSEQTVKHHLFGPTDYRRLLVGWGSTRLAIEEALARVGDPETAFLYSPQVYPLSEQVQEHLQGAQRLIVIESNATGQFARLIQRETGRQADACWLQYNGRPFSVEALEHRLRQEVTS
- a CDS encoding thiamine pyrophosphate-dependent enzyme, coding for MTTNMFVREGCDIAWCPGCGNFGILKLLTAAMAALELDQQQTVLVSGIGQAAKIPQYMQVHFFNGLHGRALPVATGIKASNPNLTVIAESGDGDMYGEGGNHFIHCIRRNPDLTNIVHNNMVYGLTKGQASPTSQRGFETPLQPAGVILEPFNPLAVAIALEASFVARAFVGHKEQTLDILQQAIRHRGYALVDLLQPCVSFNKLNTYQWFDENTAYLDENHDPHDRIQAFASALEEDPLRLGVFYRKEKPLFEDQLLGHKKEKKPLFQRQVNLEEIRRLVQEFNG
- a CDS encoding ADP-ribosylglycohydrolase family protein, with the protein product MTDLSFQDRAKGALLGALIGDAMGLGPHWYYDLEALRRDFGEWISDYTTPKAGRYHEGLKAGDLSQAGIILTLMMESLADCGTYEEEDFCRRLDEELFPLLDGTPAHGPGGYTSQSIREAWRRRVQQLPWGQTGGHADTTEAIERTLALAVFYAGNPAQLARSVASNTVLTQTDETVVSMTVAYGAVLGMLVQGHRLDAALSEKLMDLVKEGELPFHAVTNDNLQPPRPGDPDPPRAGRFASPDALLSPSYMARAAVDPDIRIEPAWKVSLVYGMPCAIYHQLPAAYYLAARFSGDFESAILHAVNGGGQNQARAMLTGALVGAQTGYAGIPSRFIDGLTEADRLCRLVQRVAHRAEGQAGRL